The DNA region TAGCTGAAGACTGAATCACGGGCAAATTCAGTTTCATGCACTGGGGTAGGTACACCGCCGATAATCAAGTAATGAACGCTGTCACGAGTGATGCGTCCACCTTCAAAAAAAGCTGGTACGAGAAAATGAGCATCAAAAGGGCCGAGTTCTTTTGCGATCGCATCAGTTTCAATGGGATAATGTCCCCGCAAAGTAGAATCAGAACGGCTGACAATCAAAAAATCTTCAATTCCTTCAGCATTCAAAGCGATTTTCAGGTTCTGGCAAACTTCTTTAGTGACAGATGCAGCTGACTCTGGCGTTAGCGATCTAGTATTAGTCAGCACAAAGAAAATCGGCGAATCATCCTGCAACCCGATGCGTAAAGTGTCCACATCCCAGTGCATTAGCAGCAAGCAGCTGTGGACTGTTTGAGAACCCGTAGGGTCATCATCCAGGACAATTATTTTTGGTTTGTTGCTCATTTAGGTAATCTCTACTTAGAGGATGTTTTATAAGTATTAGGCGAATAGAATTCGCAACTATACACGCAAAGTCCACCTCCGTGGACTAATAAATTAAGATTTTTCTAACCTGCGGAGGCAGGTTTTGTCTGTGTAGCCGCGACTTATAGCCGCCCAAGCTTTTACAAACATCTACTCAGCTTTTGTGCAATTTTCTGATTTCTGCTTGTACATCGATCGCAATTTGCAATGATTGATTTAGCAGTTGAGCATATTCGCCTGCTTGACTACTAACTTGTAAAGCTTGCAGACTGGCTAAATTATTCACAAATAACTCTTGGTTATTAGCAAGCAATTTTTTATTATCCCGCAAAATTCGTTCCGTTTTCAGAGCGCGGACTAAATCTTCTCTAATTAGTTGCAGGGCCGCGATTACTTGATCTCGGTCATGGAAACTGCTTTCTACGTTTCCTGACGCTGCCAATTGGTCATTAATATCTATAGCAGCAACCAGGTCATGATATTTATCAACTTCATCTAAAAGTATTGTCAGTCCTTCAGGACAGGTCAACTGTCGCCACAGCCATCGCCCTACTAATATCGGCATTGGCACTAAAATTAGTAAAAGAATTCCAAATTTAATTGAAGAACCAATTGTTGGCAGAATAATAAACGCGTAAATAAAACCAACAATTATTGGCGTTAGCGCCAGCGTCACCAGCAATTCATTGATAAAAAACCCTAATCGCTTCTTGCTATCTCGCAAAACCGAGGGGCGAAAAACGTCTTCTGGATCGAACCCAGTCAAACGTCTTAATTCCCCCTTACTAATTTCCAAGCCTATTAAGTCCGGCTGCACGGCTGGATAACTCCTATGGAAGCCCAAGTTGCGTATTTATTTTAATCGGGTTTGGTAGATAAGCAATGGATGGTTACGTATAGTTATGATAAAAAGCAGACTGTGGAAGACGATTAGATCAAGCTAAAAAGCATTTGCACTTATTTTCTGCTCTATTTTGGATACAATGCAGTACTTAATATAAGCGATCGCGTTTAAGCGCATATTAAGTTGAGCTTTGCCGTTAGGTGGGCGTGGTATCTCTTGAACAAATGACAATGACTAATGACTAGGAAACCAGTTTTCATCTAAAATTTGTTCTAAAGAGCCAATAATTGTAACAGGGAATGTATCAATGGGAAGTTGAGAGCGATCGCTTGCTTCTTTTCTTGCATCTTGATAACATTCATCAAATATTTCTAAAATGTAAGGCTTAAGACTAGGACTATCTTTGAGTTCATCTTTAATCTCTCTACGGAATGTCCTGATTTCCCCTTTCCAATGCCCTTCATTGCGCTCCCTTTCCACATCCCAGTATGTAAGCTTAAGCAGATGTTCAAAAAGTCGAATTAACAGACTTTTCACTGTTCGCTTCTGACTCCTACCCATACTTTCTAATTCTTCTAACAAATTATCTAAATCCACAGATGAAAACTGACCAGCGCGAAGTTGGTTGATGGTTGTCCTCAGCCAAAGGTAATAATCTTGGTCGTATAAAGTCTGAGTTGTTGGTTCTATTTGTATGACCATATACTTTGTTCAAATCCTATTATTTCTATTAGAAACTGTGTGTTTTATACACCAATTATGCTTCAGTTTTTGAATACTCATAATTGCCTCTAACCCCTCATAAAAAAATACTCTCTGTAACACCATCATAATAAAGAGAGTTGAGTTATTGGTTGATTAATTCTATAAACGACTGGTCTGTTAATTTTTCTCACCTTCGTGCTGCTGGACTAGGGATAGAAATATTTTGCAGATGCAAACTTTCTCTGGTTAAATTTCCTCTGGAAACACGCAGATTTGAACCCAATTGAGCAATAATATCATTGACTACTCGATTATTAGCTGTAGCAGTCGTTGCTAATACTGGGATATTTTGCGGCAATGCTTGTAAAATTCTGACAATCCGTCGATAATCAGGGCGAAAATCATGTCCCCAATCAGAGATACAGTGGGCTTCATCAACAACAAATAAACCTATACGTTGAGATACTGGCAAAAGAATTTTTTCTCGAAAATCTTCGTTACCTAGTCTTTCGGGAGAAATAAGCAGAATATCTACTTCTCCTGCTATCAACTGTTGTGCTATTAGTGGCCATTTATCTGTATTGCTGGAGTTAATTGTTTCGGCTTTTACACCAATGCGTTGGGCTGCTGCAATTTGGTTTCGCATCAAAGCTAGTAATGGCGAAATCAAAAGAGTACAACCAGCACCTTGATCTCGTAACAAGCGAGTTGCTAAAAAATAAACTAGACTTTTACCCCAACCAGTGCGTTGGACAACAAGTAAACGCGATTGCTAGCGCTATATACTCAGTATCCATCATGCTGAGGTTATGAATTTCAGTTAAGGTGCAATAGCGCAAATATTCCTTAAGTCTAAACTAAAGTTTACTGAAAGAATGAGGTTTTAATTTACCAAGTCATTGAGAATATACAAGATCCTATTCATCATATAGAAGCTGCATTAGCAATGTAATAATGCAATTTTCTCCAATATCTTGCATAAACAGTTAACTCTGATTTGCACGTAATGAGTGCATTTAAATCACCAAAGTATTCTTCATCAAGGAGTAGAATAATGACTGCTACAAATGATAAGCGCAAAATTCGTTACGCCGTTGTTGGTTTAGGTTGGTTTGCCCAAGAAGCTGCTTTACCTTCGTTTGCCAACACCGAAAACTCAGAATTAGTGGCACTAGTTTCAGATGACCCCACTAAAAACGAAGAACTGAGCAAAAAGTATGGTATACATCATACTTACTCTTACGAGGAGTATGAGAACTGTTTGGCAAGTGGCGAGATTGATGCAGTTTATATTGCGCTGCCGAATCACTTGCATTGCGACTATACTGTGCGGGCTGCTAATCAGGCAATTCATGTGTTATGTGAAAAGCCGATGGCAGTGACTGAACAAGAGTGTGAGGCAATGATTAAAGCTGCCAATGACAATAATGTGAAGCTGATGATTGCCTATCGTTTACATTTAGAAGAAGCCAATTTACAAGCAGTAGAAGTTTTGCGTTCAAAGCAAATTGGTGAACCACGAATTTTCAACTCGGTTTTTACTCAGCAAGTAGAAGAAGGCAATATTCGTTTACGAGATGTTACTGGTGGTGGGACGCTCTATGATATTGGTATCTATTGCCTGAATGCTGCACGTTATCTATTTCAAGATGAACCAATTGAAGTATTTGCCGTAGCTGCCAATAATGGAGAACAACGCTTCAGCGAAGTGGAAGAAATGGCTAGCGTTATTTTGCGTTTCCCGAATGAGCGATTGGCAACATTTACCTGTAGCTTTGGAGGGGCAAGTGTTTCAACCTATCAGATTGTCGGTACTCAAGGCGATTTACGAGTAAATCCTGCATATCCTTGGCAGGGAGAAATCAAGCATTACCTGACAATTAATGGTGAAACTCAGGAGCGTACCTTTGAGGATCACGATCAACTAGCGGCTGAATTTACCTATTTCTCTGATTGTATTCTCGAAGATAAAGACCCAGAACCATCTGGGACGGAAGGATTGATTGATGTTTCGATTATTCAAGCGCTTTACGAGTCAATTGAGACGGGTAAACCTGTGCAGATTCAAACTAGCGATGCCTACGGCGGTAAACTACGCCATCAACGTCCCACATCGGATCAAACTATTGAGCGTCCTCCTAGTGACGAGAAGCCAGACTTAATTCATGCTGCTGCACCTTCTGGGCAATAATTACTAATATTAATTTTTGGTGAAGTGGCACAAAATCAAGTTTGGTGAAATAAAGAATGTACTAAGTGGATGATTGTCAGAGAACAGACACTTAGTACTAGTTATTTTGTAGCGATCGCTTAACAGAAATACTGGTTATTCATAACATATAAGGGCACAATATTATTGTTATGCCCTTATATGTTTTTTATTCAATTAAAAACTGCTGTCTATGCCGGGGTGAAATATTGCCAAATATTAAGGATAAAGACCTCTGTCAATCAGCGCCTGAGCCACTCTACCTACCCCTAAAGTGTAAGCAGCTAATCGCAGAGGAATTTGCCGTACCTCCGACTGCTGAATCACCCGATGGTAAGCTTGTACCATCAAATGCTCCATTTCGCGGTTGACACGTTCCTCATCCCAAAATACGTAGGAAAGGCCCTGCACCCACTCTAAATAACTGACTACCACACCGCCAGCATTCGCCAATATATCGGGTAGCACTGTCACACCCCGCGCCTCTAACGCCAAGTTAGCCTCAAGGGTAATCGGCCCATTAGCCGCTTCTGCGACAATTCGTGCTTGCACTTGATTTACATTTTCTTCAGTGATTTGGTTTTCTAAAGCTGCCGGTATTAAAACATCGCAGGGCAAAGTTAATAAATCTGCATTGCTAATTGGTACAGATTGCGGGAAACCTATAATACTCTTGCGATTTTCAGCAGCATAGACTTTCAACCTGGGAATATCAAGACCAACTTCGGAAAATATTCCACCAGCACCGGTTGAAACAGCAATAACTTTTGCGCCTGCTTGATGTAATAATTCTGCTGCGGCACTACCAACGTTACCGAAACCCTGAATAGCTACTCGCATACCTGCTAAGGATTTACCTTGCTGTGCCAGCGCCTCACGGATAATAATCATCACGCCACGTCCGGTTGCCATTTCTCGTCCCAGTGAACCACCAATAGAAAGCGGTTTCCCAGTTACAACCCCTGGTACAGCATGACCGACATTCACAGAGTAAGTGTCCATCATCCAAGCCATCTCACGGGACGAAGTACCCATATCTGGGGCAGGAATATCTACAGCAGGCCCAATATCTTTAATCAACTCGCTGATATAACGGCGGGTGATTCGCTCTAGTTCGCCAACACTGTAGCGTTTTGGGTCTATGGGAATGCCACCCTTGCCACCACCGTAAGGAATACCTAACAAAGCACATTTCCAGGTCATCAGCATTGCTAGAGCAGATACTTCGCGCAATGTCACAGCTGGATGGTAACGGGTTCCACCCTTGTAGGGGCCTAAAACATCGGAGTGCTGCACTCGGTGTCCAGCAAGAACCTGTATTTCTCCATTATCTAATTTCACGGGAATGGAAACTGTCACAACCTTACGCGGATGGCTGAGAATTTCTAGCAAACCTTGATTTAAATTTAATTCTTTAGCTGCCGCTTCTAAGTAGCTACATGCTTGATCAAATGGGCATATATGCGCTGGAGAAGCAGGTTCTGGCAGCAACAGAGATTTTGAAATCATAAAATTTTCTCCTAATCACGGTATCTTTACGAACCGGATATCATCTGTATTTAGCTTATCCTTTTTTTTATAAAAATAGGTATTTTGTAGTTTTTGTTACAGTTTTATTTTTTATATCCTGCTAAAGCTGCAAAAGCAGGATAATTATATATCAAGAGCAAAGACTTAAGTAAAACTTATATATAATGTTGGTCAGATAGTTAAACTGACAAGTTTTTACCTTGCTAGTACGATCGCTGCATTCTGTCCCCCAAAGCCAAAACTGCAACATAGTACCTGCCTAATTTTACTTAAACGTGCAGATGTAACGATATCTAAATCAAACTCTGGCTGCTGCAACCCTACACAAGGGGGTAAAATTTGATGCTTTAATGCCATAAGGGAAAAAGCCACACCTAAAGCTCCAGATGCTCCTAATGTGTGGCCCGAGCTTCCCTTAGTGGAACTAACTGCCACCCCTTGGGGAAACAAACGCTGGATTACCATGCTCTCCATTTGGTCGTTTAGCTGGGTAGCTGTGCCATGAGCATGAATGTAATCAATATCAGTTGGTGAGAGGCAACTACGTTCTAGACATTGTTTGATAGCAGCGATCGCACTTTCACCTTCAGGTTCTGGTGAATTAGCATGATATGCGTCGTTAGTTAAGCCAAAACCGAGAATTTCACCATACACTTTTGCTTGACGCTGTTTTGCCAACTCTGCTGATTCCAAGACAAACACAGCTGCGCCTTCGCCTAACACTAAGCCTTCTCGGTGCAAATCAAAGGGATAAGCTCCAGTTTTCGCCAAAGCACCCATCTGCTGAAAACCAGCCAAAGTTAGGGGTGTAATCGGCGCTTCCACTGCACCTGCGATCGCCTGTTGACATTGCCCAGTTTGGATAAGCAAAGCTGCTTGAGCGATCGCCCAAATTCCAGTTGCACAAGCCGCCATCGGTGCTAAAACTATACCTGATGCACCGATTTGTCTTGCAGTTGCGATCGCATTCATGTGAGGTAATGTATGTAGCCAATTTCCAAAAGAGGACATGGGTAAATTCGCTGCGTCTTTATACATTTGCCGCGCCATGATTTCCCAAGACGCTTGATAAGAGCGACTCGATCCAATGACTACAGCACAATCAGGTACATGTGAAACTAACCCAGAATCTTGCAAAGCAGAAGCTACAACCATCTGAGTTAACATTGTCAATTCAGATGGTTGTTGACCAATCAAACCTAGAGGAAGTGGTGTAAATTCTGGAAAAGGTTGATGTAATCGAATTCCAGATTTACCTGCTAGCAAATTTTGCCAGCTATCTTCTAAGTTTCCACCCAAGGCAGAAATTAAACCAATACCAGTGACAACAACCTTTGCCAATTTAGGAGTTAATAGTTAGGAGTACAGACGCGATTAATCGCGTCTGTACAGGAGTTAGTAGTTATTTTCCCCCTGCCCTCTTCCTCTACTTCCCTGGTATTTTCAGATTTTCAGCACCTTGTGTGACTTTAGCGGAGTCAATGCGATCGCCTTGCTGAATTTTGTTCACTACATCAAAGCCTTGAGTGACATTGCCAAACACAGCATAGTTACCATCTAGGAATGCCAAATCTGCTAAAGCAAAGTAAAACTGGGCAGAAGCGGAGTCTGGTGCTTGCGATCGCGCCATCGCTACTGCACCCTGTTTATGGGGCAATACGACCGGTTGAGCAGTAGCATCAAAGGGTTTATTGTAAATCGGAGTATCTGAACCTTTCACCTTAATTTCTAAAGGTATATAACGAGCATTTCCCGTTTTTGGGTCAATATAGCTACCTGTTCCCAGTCTATCTGCTGAAACTTTCGGGTCTTTACTTTGTGGATCGCCCCCTTGAACAACAAATGGTTGGGGTTCCCGTACAACTCGATGGAAAACTAAACCATCGTATACACCCTTCTGCACTAAATCTACGAAGTTGCCGGCTGTAATAGGGGCATCAGTGCCATCTACTTCGATAGTAATCGGCGAACCTTTAACCGTAAGTACTACAGTAGCCTTGCCATCAAGACGTGGTAAATCTGCTAGTCCAGGAATATCACTATTAGTTTGAGATGAAGATGTTGCTTCAGTAGTTGTCTTGCTGCTTGCCTCGTTTATGGTCGAGGTAGCTGTCGAGATTGGAGAAGATGTATTAGAAGCGACTTGCTGTGTTGAACATCCTCCCAACATCAAAGCACTGATGAGCGCAAGAGAAAGCAAAAATTGTGAAATTTTTAACCGCATTGCCTGTTACCGATTTAACCAGAGTATCTTATCGTTTCGTGGGTCATTGGGCATTGGGAATTGGGAATTGGGAATTGGTCATTGATCAAGAATTCTTCTTCCCCTGCTCCCCCTGCTCCCTTATCCCCACTCCCTACTCCCTTAAAGTCCTTCTAATGACACTCCCAAAAAGCGGGCTAATTTTGCGCCTTCTGTTTCCAACTCTGTTAAAGATAACGGTTGTCCAACCCGTGTTAAGGGTATATCTCGCCGGCCCTTAATGCGTAGATAGAGGGCGCGAAGAGGATTAAGACCTTCTTTGACGGCTATTCGCACTGACTGAACATCTTCAATGCGGCCGTCAATCTCAATTCGGCGGTTTTTGCCAGGAAATCCCCAACGGAATATTTTAATTGTGCCAGTTTCCTGATTAAATTCATTGTAACCGCCTCCTACGTCCCATAAAATTACTAGCCATAGATATGTGGCTAATAGCAAGCCAGCAGTGCCATATAAACCCATCACCAATCCTTGGGGGACGAATACCAGTTGAGTTGGATCGGAAACTATGAGTAAATTAACTTTTAAGTAACTGGATATCCCAGCTAATAAAAAGCCGCTTGCTCCCAACGTAACGATAGTTGCCCAGCAGTAATTACTGAACCGACGAGAACCGAGAACATTTTGATGCAGGAGGCGATCGCCTTTGTTAATCGTTGTTGATGCCGTCATTGAACTACCATTGCCCCGTGAGATACTTGCTGTCACATACTTGCACACTTAATGCTCTTGCATAGAGTGTGTGCTTCTATACCAATCTAGCTATTGCTTAGGAGGCACTGAAGCTCTGTTTTAAGCCCACGGTATACTTTACCGTAGACGATGAATTTTTTACCCTGTACCCTACAAATTTTACTGTCCCGGATGATGGCTTACTTGCACTAAGGGACAAACCACTTAAGCTATTTGTATTAGTCAAGATGTGCCAACTTCCTTTCCCCTTGTCCAACGTTTCACATAGTTATTTCTAGAGGTGTATCAACGACTGTGGCGGCGAAGTAACCATCCACATTTTACCAAACATTGTTGACAAAAACTCAACCGCCCCCTTCCCTGTTCCTGCTACTTATATAATTTGTTAAGGCACTAAGTCTTAAATTTCTTCACTCAATGGCTGATAAATTTTTTTTTCCAAATGCGGTTGGGATCAGCAGGGGAGGCTCTTGAGCAAAGAGGCTTATTGTTCGGTAATTTTTTTCTCCCCCTGCTTTGCCTGCCCCTTTATCCTCTTTCTTGCCTGCTCCCTGACTGTTTTTCACCATTTGGGAATGAGTTCCCTATCTATGTCAAGGTAGACTAAATTTTTTTACATTTCTGAGAAAAGTTGTGTCAAATTGTAAAATTTCTGATATTCATATTATTTATAAGGTTTGTGTTTCATGACTAATTTGCTTCTGTGTATCAGGCAAAAACCCTGAGTAGTATGATAAGTTAAGAATCATTAAGTTACCACAAGCTAGATTACTAGCCGATGGTACGTGTAATGGCATAGAGAAAGAGAAAAGCTGATCTCATTAATCAGCTTTTCTCTCAGAATCTCAGTTGCTTTGACGCTGTTGAGATTGTCAAAAAAAACGTTAATTCCTCACGGCAGTCGGTTACACTGGCTCTCCGCACTGTCTTAGAAACGTTGCAATTTTAGTAAAAAGAGGATTTTAGTCCGATGACCATCGCAGTTGGACGCGCCCCTAGTAGAGGGTGGTTTGACGTATTAGACGACTGGCTCAAGCGCGATCGCTTCGTATTCGTAGGTTGGTCAGGGATACTATTGTTTCCTTGCGCCTTCCTAGCACTAGGCGGTTGGCTGACCGGTACCACCTTCGTCACCTCTTGGTACACCCACGGGTTAGCCTCCTCCTACCTAGAAGGCTGTAACTTCCTAACAGTGGCAGTATCCACCCCCGCCGACAGCATGGGACATTCCCTATTGCTTTTGTGGGGCCCAGAAGCTCAAGGCAACCTTACCCGTTGGTTCCAATTGGGTGGTTTGTGGCCATTTGTGGCTTTGCACGGAGCCTTTGGTTTGATTGGCTTCATGTTGCGCCAATTTGAAATTGCTCGTCTAGTAGGTATCCGTCCTTACAACGCCCTGGCCTTTTCCGCTCCCATTGCAGTATTCGTCAGTGTATTCCTGATGTACCCCTTGGGACAATCGTCATGGTTCTTTGCACCTAGCTTTGGCGTAGCTGCTATTTTCCGGTTCCTATTATTCCTGCAAGGGTTCCACAACTGGACACTCAACCCCTTCCACATGATGGGTGTTGCGGGTGTATTGGGTGGTGCTTTGTTGTGTGCCATTCACGGAGCCACAGTGGAAAATACCTTGTTTGAAGACGGAGATGGTGCTAACACCTTCCGCGCCTTCAATCCAACCCAGTCTGAAGAAACCTACTCAATGGTGACAGCAAACCGTTTCTGGTCACAGATTTTCGGTATTGCTTTCTCTAACAAACGCTGGTTGCACTTCTTCATGTTGTTCGTGCCAG from Nostoc commune NIES-4072 includes:
- a CDS encoding Gfo/Idh/MocA family protein, with amino-acid sequence MTATNDKRKIRYAVVGLGWFAQEAALPSFANTENSELVALVSDDPTKNEELSKKYGIHHTYSYEEYENCLASGEIDAVYIALPNHLHCDYTVRAANQAIHVLCEKPMAVTEQECEAMIKAANDNNVKLMIAYRLHLEEANLQAVEVLRSKQIGEPRIFNSVFTQQVEEGNIRLRDVTGGGTLYDIGIYCLNAARYLFQDEPIEVFAVAANNGEQRFSEVEEMASVILRFPNERLATFTCSFGGASVSTYQIVGTQGDLRVNPAYPWQGEIKHYLTINGETQERTFEDHDQLAAEFTYFSDCILEDKDPEPSGTEGLIDVSIIQALYESIETGKPVQIQTSDAYGGKLRHQRPTSDQTIERPPSDEKPDLIHAAAPSGQ
- a CDS encoding Glu/Leu/Phe/Val family dehydrogenase yields the protein MISKSLLLPEPASPAHICPFDQACSYLEAAAKELNLNQGLLEILSHPRKVVTVSIPVKLDNGEIQVLAGHRVQHSDVLGPYKGGTRYHPAVTLREVSALAMLMTWKCALLGIPYGGGKGGIPIDPKRYSVGELERITRRYISELIKDIGPAVDIPAPDMGTSSREMAWMMDTYSVNVGHAVPGVVTGKPLSIGGSLGREMATGRGVMIIIREALAQQGKSLAGMRVAIQGFGNVGSAAAELLHQAGAKVIAVSTGAGGIFSEVGLDIPRLKVYAAENRKSIIGFPQSVPISNADLLTLPCDVLIPAALENQITEENVNQVQARIVAEAANGPITLEANLALEARGVTVLPDILANAGGVVVSYLEWVQGLSYVFWDEERVNREMEHLMVQAYHRVIQQSEVRQIPLRLAAYTLGVGRVAQALIDRGLYP
- a CDS encoding DUF29 domain-containing protein, giving the protein MVIQIEPTTQTLYDQDYYLWLRTTINQLRAGQFSSVDLDNLLEELESMGRSQKRTVKSLLIRLFEHLLKLTYWDVERERNEGHWKGEIRTFRREIKDELKDSPSLKPYILEIFDECYQDARKEASDRSQLPIDTFPVTIIGSLEQILDENWFPSH
- a CDS encoding peptidylprolyl isomerase yields the protein MRLKISQFLLSLALISALMLGGCSTQQVASNTSSPISTATSTINEASSKTTTEATSSSQTNSDIPGLADLPRLDGKATVVLTVKGSPITIEVDGTDAPITAGNFVDLVQKGVYDGLVFHRVVREPQPFVVQGGDPQSKDPKVSADRLGTGSYIDPKTGNARYIPLEIKVKGSDTPIYNKPFDATAQPVVLPHKQGAVAMARSQAPDSASAQFYFALADLAFLDGNYAVFGNVTQGFDVVNKIQQGDRIDSAKVTQGAENLKIPGK
- a CDS encoding photosystem I assembly protein Ycf4, with the protein product MTASTTINKGDRLLHQNVLGSRRFSNYCWATIVTLGASGFLLAGISSYLKVNLLIVSDPTQLVFVPQGLVMGLYGTAGLLLATYLWLVILWDVGGGYNEFNQETGTIKIFRWGFPGKNRRIEIDGRIEDVQSVRIAVKEGLNPLRALYLRIKGRRDIPLTRVGQPLSLTELETEGAKLARFLGVSLEGL
- the psbD gene encoding photosystem II D2 protein (photosystem q(a) protein) yields the protein MTIAVGRAPSRGWFDVLDDWLKRDRFVFVGWSGILLFPCAFLALGGWLTGTTFVTSWYTHGLASSYLEGCNFLTVAVSTPADSMGHSLLLLWGPEAQGNLTRWFQLGGLWPFVALHGAFGLIGFMLRQFEIARLVGIRPYNALAFSAPIAVFVSVFLMYPLGQSSWFFAPSFGVAAIFRFLLFLQGFHNWTLNPFHMMGVAGVLGGALLCAIHGATVENTLFEDGDGANTFRAFNPTQSEETYSMVTANRFWSQIFGIAFSNKRWLHFFMLFVPVTGLWMSAVGIVGLALNLRAYDFVSQELRAAEDPEFETFYTKNILLNEGIRAWMAPQDQPHEQFVFPEEVLPRGNAL
- a CDS encoding beta-ketoacyl-ACP synthase, whose translation is MAKVVVTGIGLISALGGNLEDSWQNLLAGKSGIRLHQPFPEFTPLPLGLIGQQPSELTMLTQMVVASALQDSGLVSHVPDCAVVIGSSRSYQASWEIMARQMYKDAANLPMSSFGNWLHTLPHMNAIATARQIGASGIVLAPMAACATGIWAIAQAALLIQTGQCQQAIAGAVEAPITPLTLAGFQQMGALAKTGAYPFDLHREGLVLGEGAAVFVLESAELAKQRQAKVYGEILGFGLTNDAYHANSPEPEGESAIAAIKQCLERSCLSPTDIDYIHAHGTATQLNDQMESMVIQRLFPQGVAVSSTKGSSGHTLGASGALGVAFSLMALKHQILPPCVGLQQPEFDLDIVTSARLSKIRQVLCCSFGFGGQNAAIVLAR